TGGAACTGTAATCACTCCTGCAACGCTTCGGCTTTGCCGGAGCGTGACATCAATGCCTGCACAGCCTGTAAAGGCGTAATCTTCTCTTCCACCAACAGGTAAACCTGTTGCATGATCGGCAATTCCACATTCAGGCTATCCGCCAACTGCTTAACGGTTCTCACCGCCTTAACGCCCTCTACCACCTGCCCGATCTCCTCCATTACCTGTTCGGCGGAAAGATCGCCGCGCGCCAAACCAAAACCAAAACGGCGGTTACGCGACAGATCATCGGTGCAAGTCAATACCAAGTCACCCAGACCGGCCAAACCCATAATGGTTTCGGTCTGCCCACCTAAGGCCTGACTAAAACGCATCATCTCGACCATTCCGCGAGATACCAAAGCAGCACGCGCATTGGCACCCATATTCAGGCCATCACTGACGCCGGTGGCGATTGCCATAATATTCTTATAGGCACCACCGACTTCAACACCGACCATATCGGACTGGGTATACATACGGAAATTTTCACCGTGAAACAAATCCGCCCAATACTGCGCTTCATCCTCTTGATTAGACGCACTAACCATTGCCGTCGGCAGACCTTTGGCCACTTCTTCGGCAAAGGTCGGGCCCGACAACACCGTCATGCGCACCTGCTCACCCAGAACTTCCTGCGCCACCTCATGCAACAGCTTTTTGCTCTGCGGTTCAAACCCCTTGGTCGCCCAAGCCAAATGGACTTGTGCAGCAATTAAACTCTTGATCTGCTCAAGCGTTGCGCGAAAAGCGTGGCTCGGTACAACACACAACACGGCTTGCGCTTGATCAAGCACCGCCTCGATATCAGAGCTGACCGTTAGGTTTTCAGGCAGGGCGATATTTGGCAAATAACGTGAATTTTCACGTTCGGCATTCAGCTTGGCGGCCTGCTCGGCATTATGAGACCAAAGCGCCACCTGATGACCCACCTTGGCAAGATGGATCGCCAAGGCCGTACCCCAGGCACCCGCTCCTAAAACACCTACTTTTGCTACCGTCACTTGCTCTGTGGCCAAGACAATGCCTTCAATTACTGCTTATTCTGTTCAGCCTGCGCTTGAACATTTTTCACATGCTCAGCATACATCGCTTCAAAATTCACCGGCTCCAACAACAACTGAGGGAAACCACCGCGAGTGACTAGATCAGAGACCGTCTCACGCGCATATGGAAACAATACGGTTGGACACTGCACACCCAGCATATAAGCCAATTCGTTATCATTGAAACCGCTCAAAGTGAAAATACCCGCCTGCTCTACTTCACATAGAAATGCCGTATTATCTTCCACCTTAGTGGTTGCAGTCACGCGCACCACAACATGGTAAACATCATCTTCCAACTGCTTGCTTTCAACGTTTAGATCCATATTCAAACGTGGCTGAAATTCAGAAGTAAAAATCGCCGGTGCGTTTGGCGATTCGAACGAGATATCTTTAGTGTAAACTTTTTGAATAACAAATGACTGTTGCGGAGCTTCCGACATGAGGTTTCCTTAATTCTTTAATTTTCTGGCGCTTAGCAACAAGCGCCAAAGATTTGAGTATTGCAGACAGTTACGCCTGTAGTAGCGGATCAATTTCACCGCGCTTGTCGGCAGCTGACAAATCGTCAAAACCGCCGATATGTTGATCACCGATATACACCTGTGGCACGGTATTACGTCCGGATTTTGCTTCCATATCCGCCCATTTCTGTGAATCGTTACCCACATCAATAATCTGGTATGCAACACCTTTTCCATCAAATAGACGCTTCGCCATCATGCAATAAGGGCAGGACGAGGTTGCATAAATTACTACGTTTGGCATAGAAACTTCCTTTTTCTCTACTTGTTGTGTCGTGACCGGCGTTGATTGCGACGTTCTTTTAGCGCGTTTTACTTTTTGCGGTTTTTTTTAGACTTATTGGTCCCTACCGGTAACCCCGCATTTTTCCAGGCATTGATACCACCGGACAAATTGAACACCTGGGTG
Above is a window of Thiomicrorhabdus sediminis DNA encoding:
- a CDS encoding NAD(P)H-dependent glycerol-3-phosphate dehydrogenase, translating into MATEQVTVAKVGVLGAGAWGTALAIHLAKVGHQVALWSHNAEQAAKLNAERENSRYLPNIALPENLTVSSDIEAVLDQAQAVLCVVPSHAFRATLEQIKSLIAAQVHLAWATKGFEPQSKKLLHEVAQEVLGEQVRMTVLSGPTFAEEVAKGLPTAMVSASNQEDEAQYWADLFHGENFRMYTQSDMVGVEVGGAYKNIMAIATGVSDGLNMGANARAALVSRGMVEMMRFSQALGGQTETIMGLAGLGDLVLTCTDDLSRNRRFGFGLARGDLSAEQVMEEIGQVVEGVKAVRTVKQLADSLNVELPIMQQVYLLVEEKITPLQAVQALMSRSGKAEALQE
- the secB gene encoding protein-export chaperone SecB translates to MSEAPQQSFVIQKVYTKDISFESPNAPAIFTSEFQPRLNMDLNVESKQLEDDVYHVVVRVTATTKVEDNTAFLCEVEQAGIFTLSGFNDNELAYMLGVQCPTVLFPYARETVSDLVTRGGFPQLLLEPVNFEAMYAEHVKNVQAQAEQNKQ
- the grxC gene encoding glutaredoxin 3, whose protein sequence is MPNVVIYATSSCPYCMMAKRLFDGKGVAYQIIDVGNDSQKWADMEAKSGRNTVPQVYIGDQHIGGFDDLSAADKRGEIDPLLQA